The following are encoded together in the Dama dama isolate Ldn47 chromosome 29, ASM3311817v1, whole genome shotgun sequence genome:
- the LOC133048534 gene encoding ras-related protein Rab-22A-like codes for MALRELKVCLLGDTGVGKSSIVWRFVEDSFDPNINPTIGASFMTKTVQYQNELHKFLIWDTAGQERFRALTPMYYRGSAAAIIVYDITKEETFSTLKNWVKELRQHGPPNIVAAIAGNKCDLTDVREVVERDAKDYADSIHAVFVETSAKNTININELFIEISRRIPSTDASPPSGGKGFKLRRQPSAPKQSCC; via the coding sequence ATGGCGCTGAGGGAGCTCAAAGTGTGTCTGCTGGGGGATACAGGTGTGGGTAAATCAAGTATTGTGTGGCGgttcgtggaagacagttttgaCCCGAACATCAACCCAACAATAGGGGCATCTTTTATGACCAAGACTGTCCAGTACCAAAATGAACTACATAAATTCCTCATCTGGGACACAGCTGGACAAGAACGGTTTCGTGCCTTAACGCCAATGTACTACCGAGGCTCGGCTGCAGCTATAATTGTTTACGACATCACGAAAGAAGAGACATTTTCAACATTAAAGAATTGGGTAAAAGAGCTTCGGCAGCACGGCCCACCCAATATTGTAGCTGCCATTGCAGGAAATAAGTGTGATCTTACCGATGTAAGAGAGGTCGTGGAGAGAGATGCCAAGGACTACGCTGACTCCATCCATGCAGTCTTTGTAGAGACAAGCGCGAAGAACACGATAAACATAAATGAACTCTTTATAGAAATTAGTCGAAGAATTCCATCCACTGACGCTAGCCCGCCTTCTGGTGGAAAGGGCTTCAAACTCCGCAGACAGCCTTCGGCGCCAAAGCAGAGCTGCTGCTGA